In one Oryza glaberrima chromosome 2, OglaRS2, whole genome shotgun sequence genomic region, the following are encoded:
- the LOC127761359 gene encoding NAC domain-containing protein 23, whose translation MAMTPQLAFSRMPPGFRFQPTDEQLVVDYLQRRTAAQPCVTPDITDIDVYNVDPWQLPAMAMYGSDHDRYFFTMAAREVQTRRTTPSGFWKPTGTKKTIFVVAGEHEVPTAVKRRFVFYLGHHQPSGSNNNNNKTSWIMHEYRLMNSPRAAVPLSSSVNRLPTDDLTEEMVLCRISNKDLPKPPFIHNGLLQFSSVGLNGDGYNYLILDHLEPPAMEYPNVGIGNVDDAAAGTDDPGDLDEEIDDSMQRNHGG comes from the exons ATGGCGATGACACCGCAGCTAGCATTTTCTCGCATGCCTCCAGGGTTTCGGTTCCAGCCGACGGACGAGCAGCTCGTCGTCGACTACTTGCAGAGGCGTACCGCTGCGCAGCCATGCGTTACTCCCGACATCACCGATATCGACGTTTACAACGTAGACCCGTGGCAGCTTCCAG CCATGGCAATGTATGGATCAGATCATGACCGGTACTTCTTCACGATGGCGGCACGAGAGGTGCAGACCAGGCGAACGACACCGTCGGGTTTCTGGAAGCCCACCGGCACAAAGAAGACGAtcttcgtcgtcgccggtgagcatgAGGTGCCCACCGCTGTTAAGAGGAGGTTCGTCTTCTACCTCGGCCACCACCAACCATCGGGCagcaataacaacaacaacaaaacatCATGGATCATGCATGAGTACCGTCTCATGAACTCTCCAAGAGCAGCAGTGCCGTTGTCTTCTTCGGTGAATCGTCTTCCCACTGATGATCTCACGGAAGAGATGGTGCTGTGTAGGATCTCCAACAAGGACCTGCCTAAACCACCCTTCATCCACAACGGCTTGTTGCAGTTCTCTTCAGTGGGGTTGAATGGTGATGGGTATAATTACTTGATCCTTGATCACCTTGAGCCTCCGGCAATGGAGTATCCTAATGTTGGCATTGGTAATGTTGatgatgctgctgctggtaCTGATGATCCGGGTGACCTTGATGAGGAGATTGATGATAGCATGCAAAGAAACCATGGTGGCTAG
- the LOC127761202 gene encoding histone deacetylase 2 isoform X3, whose amino-acid sequence MDPSSAGAGGNSLASASCGDAQKRRVCYFYDPEVGNYYYGQGHPMKPHRVRMTHALLAHYGLLAPAKMQVLRPLPARDRDLCRFHSDDYVAFLRAVTPETQFDQIRSLRRFNVGEDCPVFDGLYAYCQTYAGASVGAAVKLNHGTHDIAINWSGGLHHAKKSEASGFCYVNDIVLAILELLKLHERVLYIDIDIHHGDGVEEAFYTTNRVMTVSFHKFGDYFPGTGDIRDIGYSEGKYYCLNVPLDDGIDDDSYQSIFKPIIGKVMEMYRPGAVVLQCGADSLSGDRLGCFNLSGKGHAECVKFMRSFNVPLLLLGGGGYTIRNVARCWCYETGVALGEELQEKLPYNEYYEYFGPEYSLYVAASNMENRNTNKQLEEIKCNILDNLSKLQHAPSVQFQERIPETKLPEPDEDQEDPDERHDPDSDMVLDDHKPTGHSARSLIHNIGVKREITETETKDQAELAE is encoded by the exons atggACCCCTCGtcggcgggcgccggcggcaactcgctggcgtcggcgtcgtgcgGCGACGCGCAGAAGCGGCGGGTGTGCTACTTCTACGATCCGGAGGTGGGCAACTACTACTACGGGCAGGGCCACCCGATGAAGCCCCACCGCGTGAGGATGACCCACGCGCTGCTCGCCCACTACGGCCTCCTCGCCCCGGCCAAGATGCAGGTGCTCCGCCCGCTCCCCGCCCGCGACCGCGACCTCTGCCGCTTCCACTCCGACGACTACGtcgccttcctccgcgccgTCACCCCGGAGACCCAGTTCGACCAGAtccgctccctccgccgcttCAACGTCGGCGAGGACTGCCCCGTGTTCGACGGCCTCTACGCCTACTGCCAGACCTACGCGGGGGcctccgtcggcgccgccgtcaagCTCAACCACGGCACCCACGACATCGCCATCAACTGGTCCGGCGGCCTGCACCACGCCAAGAAGTCCGAGGCCTCCGGCTTCTGCTACGTCAACGACATCGTCCTCGCCATCCTCGAGCTCCTCAAGCTCCATGAG CGAGTTCTGTATATTGATATTGATATCCATCATGGAGATGGAGTTGAGGAGGCATTCTACACAACAAACAGGGTTATGACAGTCTCATTTCACAAGTTTGGGGATTATTTCCCGGGAACAGGGGACATCCGCGATATTGGGTATTCAGAAGGGAAGTATTACTGCCTGAATGTCCCGCTGGATGATGGAATTGATGATGACAGCTACCAGTCCATCTTCAAGCCGATCATCGGCAAAGTCATGGAGATGTATCGTCCTGGTGCAGTCGTGCTTCAGTGCGGCGCTGATTCGTTGTCCGGTGATAGGTTGGGCTGTTTCAATCTCTCAGGGAAAGGTCATGCTGAATGTGTTAAGTTCATGAGGTCTTTCAATGTTCCGTTGCTTcttcttggtggtggtggatatACCATAAGAAATGTTGCACGCTGCTGGTGTTACGAG ACAGGAGTTGCACTTGGTGAAGAGCTACAGGAGAAGTTACCTTACAATGAGTATTATGAATATTTTGGTCCAGAATACAGTCTTTACGTTGCAGCAAGTAACATGGAGAACAGAAATACAAACAAGCAACTGGAGGAAATAAAATGCAATATTCTGGACAATCTTTCGAAACTTCAACATGCACCTAGCGTCCAATTTCAAGAGCGAATTCCTGAAACAAAGCTACCTGAG CCAGATGAAGATCAAGAGGATCCAGATGAAAGGCACGACCCTGACTCTGATATGGTGTTGGATGATCACAAACCTACGGGACACTCAGCAAG AAGCCTTATTCACAACATCGGAGTAAAGAGAGAAATTACTGAAACAGAGACCAAAGATCAG GCCGAGTTGGCTGAGTAG
- the LOC127761213 gene encoding nuclear ribonuclease Z: MANSGKSSPAATSTTAPPPGRPKAKAPPLTVEGYPVEGISIGGQETCVIFPTLSSAFDIGRCPQRAVSQEFLFISHAHLDHIGGLPMYVATRGLYRQRPPTIFIPACLRDPVERLFELHRSMDQSELSHNLVPLEIGQEHELRRDLKVKAFKTYHAIPSQGYVIYTVKQKLKPEYLGLPGSEIKRLKLSGVEITNTLTVPEIAFTGDTMADFILDPDNADVLKAKILVVESTFVDDSVTIEHAREYGHTHLFEILNQCDKLENKAILLIHFSARYTAEEIDTAINKLPPSFRSRVHALKEGF; encoded by the exons atggcgaaCAGCGGCAagtcatcgccggcggcgacctccaccaccgcgccgccaccgggtcggccgaaggcgaaggcgccgccgctcaccgtcgAGGGCTACCCCGTGGAGGGCATCTCCATCGGCGGGCAGGAGACCTGCGTCATCTTCCCGACGCTGAGCTCCGCCTTCGACATCGGCCGGTGCCCGCAGCGCGCCGTCTCGCAGGAGTTCCTTTTCATCTCCCACGCCCACCTCGACCACATCGGCGGCCTCCCCATGTACGTCGCCACCCGGGGCCTCTACCGGCAGCGCCCGCCCACCATCTTCATCCCGGCCTGCCTCAGGGACCCCGTGGAGCGCCTCTTCGAGCTCCACCGCTCCATGGACCAGTCCGAGCTCAGCCACAACCTCGTCCCCCTCGAGATTGGTCAGGAGCACGAGCTCAGGAGGGACCTCAAGGTGAAGGCCTTCAAGACCTACCACGCCATTCCCAGCCAG GGGTATGTGATATACACGGTGAAGCAAAAGCTCAAGCCAGAGTATCTTGGCCTCCCTGGGAGCGAGATCAAGCGGCTGAAGCTATCAGGTGTGGAG ATTACGAATACATTGACGGTGCCTGAGATTGCTTTTACCGGAGATACGATGGCAGATTTCATTCTTGATCCTGATAATGCGGATGTTTTAAAGGCGAAAATTCTTGTAGTGGAG AGTACTTTTGTTGATGACTCTGTTACAATTGAGCATGCAAGAGAATATGGGCACACCCATCTGTTTGAG ATACTGAATCAGTGTGACAAACTTGAAAACAAAGCTATTCTGCTAATCCACTTTTCTGCTCGTTATACCGCAGAG GAAATTGACACAGCAATCAATAAGTTGCCACCCTCTTTCAGAAGTAGAGTTCATGCATTGAAGGAAGGCTTCTGA
- the LOC127761212 gene encoding pectate lyase-like, whose amino-acid sequence MDDQRLQWRKPGSFLLVAGVFLAAAAAVSNAGIGEFDEHWEKRRVAAEAAAREVYKPDPFNVTNEFNHAVIRSTERGGVLRRELSGKNSKYKGPCLATNPIDRCWRCRKDWATDRKRLARCAMGFGRGATGGASGKIYVVTDPGDGDAANPRYGTLRWGAIQAAPLWITFARSMVIRLTQELLVASDKTIDGRGAQVHIARGGAGITVQFARNVIITSLHVHDVKHSDGGAVRDSPTHIGPRTRADGDGISLFAATDVWVDHVSMSMCEDGLIDVVQGSTGVTISNSHFTNHNDVMLFGASDSYPQDKVMQITVAFNHFGRGLVQRMPRCRWGFFHVVNNDYTHWLMYAIGGGMSPTILSQGNRYIAPPNIAAKLITRHYAPEWEWKNWAWRSDGDLFMNGAYFQASNGAINRKVKGSDMVKPKPGSYVRRLTRFAGALSCRPGEPC is encoded by the exons ATGGATGACCAGAGGCTCCAGTGGAGGAAGCCCggctccttcctcctcgtcgccggcgtgttcctggcggcggcggccgccgtgtcGAACGCCGGCATCGGCGAGTTCGACGAGCATTGGGAGAAGCgcagggtggcggcggaggcggcggccagggAGGTGTACAAACCGGACCCCTTCAATGTCACCAACGAGTTCAACCACGCTGTCATAAG ATCgacggagcgcggcggcgttcTCCGGCGAGAGCTGAGCGGGAAGAACAGCAAGTACAAGGGGCCGTGCCTGGCGACGAACCCGATCGACCGGTGCTGGCGCTGCCGCAAGGACTGGGCCACCGACCGGAAGCGGCTCGCCCGGTGCGCCATGGGCTTCGgccgcggcgccaccggcggcgccagcggcaAGATCTACGTCGTCACCgaccccggcgacggcgacgccgccaacCCGCGCTACGGCACGCTCCGGTGGGGCGCCATCCAGGCGGCGCCGCTGTGGATCACCTTCGCCCGGTCCATGGTCATCCGCCTCACGCAGGAGCTCCTCGTCGCCAGCGACAAGACCAtcgacggccgcggcgcgcaGGTGCAcatcgcccgcggcggcgccgggatcACCGTCCAGTTCGCCCGCAACGTCATCATCACCAGCCTCCACGTCCACGACGTGAAgcacagcgacggcggcgcggtccgCGACTCGCCCACGCACATCGGCCCCCGCACtcgcgccgacggcgacggcatctcgctcttcgccgccaccgacgtgTGGGTGGACCACGTCTCCATGTCCATGTGCGAGGACGGCCTCATCGACGTCGTGCAGGGCTCCACGGGGGTCACCATCTCCAACAGCCACTTCACCAACCACAACGACGTCATGCTCTTCGGCGCCAGCGACTCGTACCCACAG GATAAGGTGATGCAGATCACCGTGGCGTTCAACCACTTCGGCCGCGGGCTCGTGCAGCGGATGCCGCGATGCCGGTGGGGGTTCTTCCATGTCGTCAACAACGACTACACGCACTGGCTCATGTACGCCATTGGCGGCGGCATGAGCCCCACCATCCTCAGCCAGGGCAACCGATACATCGCCCCTCCTAACATCGCCGCCAAACTG ATCACGAGGCACTATGCGCCGGAGTGGGAGTGGAAGAACTGGGCGTGGCGCTCGGATGGAGACCTGTTCATGAACGGCGCCTACTTCCAGGCGTCCAACGGCGCCATCAACAGGAAGGTCAAGGGCTCCGACATGGTTAAGCCCAAGCCAGGCTCCTACGTCAGGAGGCTCACACGCTTCGCCGGCGCGCTCTCCTGCCGGCCCGGCGAGCCGTGCTGA
- the LOC127761202 gene encoding histone deacetylase 3 isoform X2, whose protein sequence is MDPSSAGAGGNSLASASCGDAQKRRVCYFYDPEVGNYYYGQGHPMKPHRVRMTHALLAHYGLLAPAKMQVLRPLPARDRDLCRFHSDDYVAFLRAVTPETQFDQIRSLRRFNVGEDCPVFDGLYAYCQTYAGASVGAAVKLNHGTHDIAINWSGGLHHAKKSEASGFCYVNDIVLAILELLKLHERVLYIDIDIHHGDGVEEAFYTTNRVMTVSFHKFGDYFPGTGDIRDIGYSEGKYYCLNVPLDDGIDDDSYQSIFKPIIGKVMEMYRPGAVVLQCGADSLSGDRLGCFNLSGKGHAECVKFMRSFNVPLLLLGGGGYTIRNVARCWCYETGVALGEELQEKLPYNEYYEYFGPEYSLYVAASNMENRNTNKQLEEIKCNILDNLSKLQHAPSVQFQERIPETKLPEPDEDQEDPDERHDPDSDMVLDDHKPTGHSASLIHNIGVKREITETETKDQHGKRLTTEHKGPEPMAEDLGSSKQAPTADANAVAVNAPGNARNEPGSSPK, encoded by the exons atggACCCCTCGtcggcgggcgccggcggcaactcgctggcgtcggcgtcgtgcgGCGACGCGCAGAAGCGGCGGGTGTGCTACTTCTACGATCCGGAGGTGGGCAACTACTACTACGGGCAGGGCCACCCGATGAAGCCCCACCGCGTGAGGATGACCCACGCGCTGCTCGCCCACTACGGCCTCCTCGCCCCGGCCAAGATGCAGGTGCTCCGCCCGCTCCCCGCCCGCGACCGCGACCTCTGCCGCTTCCACTCCGACGACTACGtcgccttcctccgcgccgTCACCCCGGAGACCCAGTTCGACCAGAtccgctccctccgccgcttCAACGTCGGCGAGGACTGCCCCGTGTTCGACGGCCTCTACGCCTACTGCCAGACCTACGCGGGGGcctccgtcggcgccgccgtcaagCTCAACCACGGCACCCACGACATCGCCATCAACTGGTCCGGCGGCCTGCACCACGCCAAGAAGTCCGAGGCCTCCGGCTTCTGCTACGTCAACGACATCGTCCTCGCCATCCTCGAGCTCCTCAAGCTCCATGAG CGAGTTCTGTATATTGATATTGATATCCATCATGGAGATGGAGTTGAGGAGGCATTCTACACAACAAACAGGGTTATGACAGTCTCATTTCACAAGTTTGGGGATTATTTCCCGGGAACAGGGGACATCCGCGATATTGGGTATTCAGAAGGGAAGTATTACTGCCTGAATGTCCCGCTGGATGATGGAATTGATGATGACAGCTACCAGTCCATCTTCAAGCCGATCATCGGCAAAGTCATGGAGATGTATCGTCCTGGTGCAGTCGTGCTTCAGTGCGGCGCTGATTCGTTGTCCGGTGATAGGTTGGGCTGTTTCAATCTCTCAGGGAAAGGTCATGCTGAATGTGTTAAGTTCATGAGGTCTTTCAATGTTCCGTTGCTTcttcttggtggtggtggatatACCATAAGAAATGTTGCACGCTGCTGGTGTTACGAG ACAGGAGTTGCACTTGGTGAAGAGCTACAGGAGAAGTTACCTTACAATGAGTATTATGAATATTTTGGTCCAGAATACAGTCTTTACGTTGCAGCAAGTAACATGGAGAACAGAAATACAAACAAGCAACTGGAGGAAATAAAATGCAATATTCTGGACAATCTTTCGAAACTTCAACATGCACCTAGCGTCCAATTTCAAGAGCGAATTCCTGAAACAAAGCTACCTGAG CCAGATGAAGATCAAGAGGATCCAGATGAAAGGCACGACCCTGACTCTGATATGGTGTTGGATGATCACAAACCTACGGGACACTCAGCAAG CCTTATTCACAACATCGGAGTAAAGAGAGAAATTACTGAAACAGAGACCAAAGATCAG CATGGTAAGAGATTAACAACCGAACATAAAGGACCAGAACCGATGGCAGAGGATCTTGGTTCCTCCAAGCAAGCTCCT ACTGCGGATGCAAATGCGGTGGCCGTCAACGCGCCAGGCAACGCCAGGAATGAACCGGGAAGCTCACCCAAATGA
- the LOC127761202 gene encoding histone deacetylase 3 isoform X1, protein MDPSSAGAGGNSLASASCGDAQKRRVCYFYDPEVGNYYYGQGHPMKPHRVRMTHALLAHYGLLAPAKMQVLRPLPARDRDLCRFHSDDYVAFLRAVTPETQFDQIRSLRRFNVGEDCPVFDGLYAYCQTYAGASVGAAVKLNHGTHDIAINWSGGLHHAKKSEASGFCYVNDIVLAILELLKLHERVLYIDIDIHHGDGVEEAFYTTNRVMTVSFHKFGDYFPGTGDIRDIGYSEGKYYCLNVPLDDGIDDDSYQSIFKPIIGKVMEMYRPGAVVLQCGADSLSGDRLGCFNLSGKGHAECVKFMRSFNVPLLLLGGGGYTIRNVARCWCYETGVALGEELQEKLPYNEYYEYFGPEYSLYVAASNMENRNTNKQLEEIKCNILDNLSKLQHAPSVQFQERIPETKLPEPDEDQEDPDERHDPDSDMVLDDHKPTGHSARSLIHNIGVKREITETETKDQHGKRLTTEHKGPEPMAEDLGSSKQAPTADANAVAVNAPGNARNEPGSSPK, encoded by the exons atggACCCCTCGtcggcgggcgccggcggcaactcgctggcgtcggcgtcgtgcgGCGACGCGCAGAAGCGGCGGGTGTGCTACTTCTACGATCCGGAGGTGGGCAACTACTACTACGGGCAGGGCCACCCGATGAAGCCCCACCGCGTGAGGATGACCCACGCGCTGCTCGCCCACTACGGCCTCCTCGCCCCGGCCAAGATGCAGGTGCTCCGCCCGCTCCCCGCCCGCGACCGCGACCTCTGCCGCTTCCACTCCGACGACTACGtcgccttcctccgcgccgTCACCCCGGAGACCCAGTTCGACCAGAtccgctccctccgccgcttCAACGTCGGCGAGGACTGCCCCGTGTTCGACGGCCTCTACGCCTACTGCCAGACCTACGCGGGGGcctccgtcggcgccgccgtcaagCTCAACCACGGCACCCACGACATCGCCATCAACTGGTCCGGCGGCCTGCACCACGCCAAGAAGTCCGAGGCCTCCGGCTTCTGCTACGTCAACGACATCGTCCTCGCCATCCTCGAGCTCCTCAAGCTCCATGAG CGAGTTCTGTATATTGATATTGATATCCATCATGGAGATGGAGTTGAGGAGGCATTCTACACAACAAACAGGGTTATGACAGTCTCATTTCACAAGTTTGGGGATTATTTCCCGGGAACAGGGGACATCCGCGATATTGGGTATTCAGAAGGGAAGTATTACTGCCTGAATGTCCCGCTGGATGATGGAATTGATGATGACAGCTACCAGTCCATCTTCAAGCCGATCATCGGCAAAGTCATGGAGATGTATCGTCCTGGTGCAGTCGTGCTTCAGTGCGGCGCTGATTCGTTGTCCGGTGATAGGTTGGGCTGTTTCAATCTCTCAGGGAAAGGTCATGCTGAATGTGTTAAGTTCATGAGGTCTTTCAATGTTCCGTTGCTTcttcttggtggtggtggatatACCATAAGAAATGTTGCACGCTGCTGGTGTTACGAG ACAGGAGTTGCACTTGGTGAAGAGCTACAGGAGAAGTTACCTTACAATGAGTATTATGAATATTTTGGTCCAGAATACAGTCTTTACGTTGCAGCAAGTAACATGGAGAACAGAAATACAAACAAGCAACTGGAGGAAATAAAATGCAATATTCTGGACAATCTTTCGAAACTTCAACATGCACCTAGCGTCCAATTTCAAGAGCGAATTCCTGAAACAAAGCTACCTGAG CCAGATGAAGATCAAGAGGATCCAGATGAAAGGCACGACCCTGACTCTGATATGGTGTTGGATGATCACAAACCTACGGGACACTCAGCAAG AAGCCTTATTCACAACATCGGAGTAAAGAGAGAAATTACTGAAACAGAGACCAAAGATCAG CATGGTAAGAGATTAACAACCGAACATAAAGGACCAGAACCGATGGCAGAGGATCTTGGTTCCTCCAAGCAAGCTCCT ACTGCGGATGCAAATGCGGTGGCCGTCAACGCGCCAGGCAACGCCAGGAATGAACCGGGAAGCTCACCCAAATGA